One genomic segment of Desulforegula conservatrix Mb1Pa includes these proteins:
- a CDS encoding transposase encodes ISTARNYGGRKKNFTGQNFWARGYYVSTVGKDELAVREYIRKQEYEDRRIEQLRLFD; translated from the coding sequence ATAAGCACTGCAAGGAATTATGGTGGCCGGAAAAAAAATTTTACTGGTCAGAATTTTTGGGCAAGAGGCTATTATGTCTCGACAGTTGGCAAAGATGAGCTGGCGGTTCGAGAGTATATTAGAAAACAAGAATATGAGGACCGCAGAATTGAACAGTTAAGACTGTTTG